One genomic segment of Limimonas halophila includes these proteins:
- a CDS encoding V-type ATP synthase subunit B: protein MPAIPVRYGRVLEIVGDLLKVHVPPAGSDTAEPPACLGDLAAIASADDGAGTESLAQVLKIDGERVSLQVFAGTKGISTRTKVRFLGHGPRAICSENVLGRIFAGTGELIDNGPALTTDREVEIGSPTVNPVERELGARMIRTNVPMIDVFNTLVESQKIPIFSVAGEPYNQLLGRIGIQADADVVVFGGLGLIYDDYHHFRRAFEDAGVFARTAMFVNFASDPIVERLLVPDMALAVAERFAVEGNKRVLVLLSDMTAFADALKEVGIAMEQVPANRGYTGDLYTQLAQRYEKACNFAGGGSLTILSATTMPGDDVTHPVPDNTGYITEGQFYLREGMIDPFGSLSRLKQHVASKTTREDHKDIMNVMVRLYADSKEAEQKQAMAFELSEHDEQALTFGRLFRERFMDLDVDMTLEAALDLCWQTLAECFRPEQLFMKQQLIDRYYPTETGAGEAAEREGTRVADAAQ from the coding sequence TACGGGCGCGTGCTCGAAATCGTCGGCGACCTGCTGAAGGTCCACGTCCCGCCGGCGGGCAGCGACACGGCGGAGCCGCCGGCGTGTCTGGGCGATCTGGCCGCGATCGCCAGCGCCGACGACGGCGCGGGCACGGAATCGCTCGCCCAGGTGCTCAAGATCGACGGCGAGCGCGTTTCCCTTCAGGTTTTCGCGGGCACCAAGGGCATTTCCACGCGCACGAAGGTGCGCTTCCTGGGCCACGGCCCGCGCGCGATCTGCTCGGAAAACGTGCTGGGCCGCATCTTCGCCGGCACCGGGGAGCTGATCGACAACGGCCCGGCGCTGACCACCGACCGCGAGGTCGAGATCGGCTCGCCCACGGTGAACCCCGTGGAACGCGAGCTGGGCGCGCGCATGATCCGCACCAACGTGCCCATGATCGACGTCTTCAACACCCTGGTGGAAAGCCAGAAGATCCCGATCTTCTCGGTGGCGGGGGAACCCTACAATCAGCTGCTCGGGCGCATCGGCATCCAGGCGGACGCGGACGTGGTCGTCTTCGGCGGGCTGGGCCTGATCTACGACGACTACCACCACTTCCGCCGCGCCTTCGAGGACGCCGGGGTGTTCGCGCGCACGGCGATGTTCGTGAACTTCGCCTCCGACCCCATCGTGGAGCGCCTGCTCGTCCCCGACATGGCGCTGGCGGTGGCGGAGCGCTTCGCCGTCGAGGGCAACAAGCGCGTGCTCGTCCTGCTCTCGGACATGACGGCCTTCGCCGACGCGCTGAAGGAGGTCGGCATCGCCATGGAGCAGGTGCCGGCCAACCGCGGCTACACCGGCGACCTCTACACCCAGCTCGCCCAGCGCTATGAAAAGGCGTGCAACTTCGCCGGCGGCGGCTCGCTGACCATCCTCTCGGCGACGACGATGCCGGGCGACGATGTCACCCACCCCGTCCCCGACAACACCGGCTACATCACGGAAGGCCAGTTCTACCTGCGCGAGGGCATGATCGATCCCTTCGGCTCGCTCTCGCGCCTCAAGCAGCACGTCGCCAGCAAGACCACGCGCGAGGATCACAAGGACATCATGAACGTCATGGTCCGCCTCTACGCCGATTCCAAGGAGGCGGAGCAGAAGCAGGCCATGGCCTTCGAGCTGTCGGAGCACGACGAGCAGGCGCTCACCTTCGGCCGGCTGTTCCGCGAGCGCTTCATGGACCTGGACGTGGACATGACGCTGGAAGCCGCGCTGGACCTGTGCTGGCAAACGCTTGCGGAATGCTTCCGGCCCGAGCAGCTGTTCATGAAGCAGCAGCTCATCGACCGCTACTACCCAACCGAAACGGGCGCGGGCGAAGCAGCCGAGCGCGAGG